Proteins from a single region of Nodularia sp. LEGE 06071:
- a CDS encoding type II toxin-antitoxin system HicA family toxin, protein MGSAIPVLSGREVVRVFESFGWQVVRQTGSHIIMVKDGEAVTLSVPDHHEVAKGTLRSLIRTAGLTVDEFVAEK, encoded by the coding sequence ATGGGATCTGCTATTCCAGTTTTAAGTGGGCGTGAGGTTGTGCGTGTCTTTGAATCCTTTGGTTGGCAGGTTGTTCGTCAAACTGGCAGTCATATCATTATGGTTAAAGATGGAGAGGCTGTAACACTTTCGGTTCCAGACCATCATGAAGTGGCAAAAGGAACTTTGCGTAGTCTAATTCGTACTGCTGGATTGACAGTAGATGAGTTTGTTGCTGAAAAATAG
- a CDS encoding type II toxin-antitoxin system HicB family antitoxin, with translation MKFNVTLDRDEDGIWIVECPSIPGCVSQGQTREEALNNIEDAIAACLQVRAERGMPLTIETHQIEVVA, from the coding sequence ATGAAGTTTAATGTCACACTTGATCGAGATGAAGACGGTATTTGGATTGTAGAATGTCCAAGTATTCCTGGGTGTGTCAGTCAAGGTCAAACGCGGGAAGAAGCCTTGAACAACATTGAGGATGCGATCGCCGCTTGTCTTCAAGTTCGTGCAGAACGAGGTATGCCACTCACCATAGAGACTCATCAAATTGAAGTAGTGGCATAG